The proteins below come from a single Iocasia fonsfrigidae genomic window:
- a CDS encoding DUF5107 domain-containing protein — translation MKKDYVKMWEEDLEIPTYPVGEADKNPMFLEKRVYQGSSGKVYPLPFTEKIYDKKVSKEYRVVYLENPYLKIMIMPEIGGRIQRAYDKTNGYDFVYYNQVIKPALVGLTGPWISGGIEFNWPQHHRPRTFAPLEYTLVENEDGSKTVYLSEIDRMYGTKGMAGITLYPDKAYLEIAGQLYNGTKLPQSFLWWANPAVAVNDQYKSIFPPDVNAVFDHGKRDVSTFPLATGEYYKVDYSDGVDISMYKNIPVPTSYMAYHSDYDFVGGYDFGREAGILHVADHHIAPGKKQWTWGNGDFGQAWYRNLTDEDGPYIELMTGVYTDNQPDFTWLQPYEEKTFKQYFMPYKQLGEVKNANKDVLVNLEFAGAKASLAVYTTSIYENLQIRLNSGDDVLVKEIVTTGPEKVYKKEINFAENRTKDSCELKVITDKGDLLISYQTDRDNEIEVPKPAKPAVRPAEIDSNERLFLTGLHLEQYRHATYEPDPYYLEGLKRDPGDIRINNAYGRLLFRRGMFAESEVYFRRAIERLTWKNPNPYNGEPYYNLGLTLKMQGKLDEAFDAFYQAVWNEAWQASGYYVLAQIACLKSNYGEALKYVDKSIIKNYHHIKARNLKTMILRVQNRMEEARDFAQETFKIDRLDFLVRNELYLINSFNKGKEQAQAVKEKLSCIMRDSHHNYLETAIDYAEAGFYNEAVDLLERLIERASSKEKVYPMIYYYLGYYCEQIKQEDKSWRYYELAVKAQSDYCFPHRANSISVLERAMEVNEHDPRAPYYLGNLYYDKKQYQKALSLWEKAREEDNDFPTVHRNLALAYYNKEGKTAEARISLEKAFELNPTDARVLFELDQLYKKIQLGHLERLAFLEENMSLIKGRDDLYNEYLTLYNNIGKYQKALELLKKRKFHPWEGGEGKVTAQYVFSLLQLARLAVKEEKYQQAVNLLLQAKEYPVNLGEGKLPIVQENDINYYLGLSYQRLGKKEQAEKYLSKASQGPEEPSDMFFYNDQPADLIFYQGLALRELGDETGAVRKFKKLLDYGKAHLDDKIEIDYFAVSLPDFLVFDADLEQKNKVHCHYLMALGLLGLGKYQKAEDHLSKAHNLNINHQGVLVHLDILKEIAG, via the coding sequence ATGAAAAAAGACTATGTAAAAATGTGGGAAGAGGACCTTGAGATACCTACTTACCCTGTCGGAGAGGCTGATAAGAATCCAATGTTTTTAGAAAAAAGGGTTTATCAGGGGAGCTCAGGAAAGGTTTACCCATTACCATTTACTGAAAAAATTTATGATAAAAAGGTAAGCAAGGAATACCGGGTAGTGTATCTGGAAAACCCTTATCTAAAAATTATGATTATGCCGGAGATAGGTGGAAGGATTCAGCGGGCTTATGATAAGACAAACGGCTATGATTTTGTTTATTATAATCAGGTTATTAAACCTGCCTTGGTAGGTTTAACAGGTCCCTGGATATCTGGAGGGATTGAGTTTAACTGGCCACAGCATCACAGGCCGCGCACCTTTGCACCATTGGAATATACCCTAGTTGAGAATGAGGATGGTAGTAAAACTGTTTATTTGAGTGAAATTGACAGGATGTATGGAACTAAAGGGATGGCTGGAATTACCCTTTACCCAGATAAGGCCTATCTGGAAATAGCGGGTCAGCTTTATAATGGTACTAAGCTACCACAGAGCTTTTTATGGTGGGCCAACCCAGCGGTAGCGGTTAATGATCAGTATAAGTCGATTTTTCCACCAGATGTTAATGCTGTTTTTGACCATGGTAAAAGGGATGTTTCTACTTTTCCTCTTGCTACTGGAGAGTATTATAAAGTTGATTATTCTGATGGTGTTGATATTTCCATGTATAAAAACATACCAGTACCTACTTCTTATATGGCTTATCATTCCGATTATGATTTTGTTGGGGGCTATGATTTTGGGAGGGAAGCTGGCATTTTACATGTAGCTGACCATCATATTGCACCTGGTAAGAAACAATGGACCTGGGGTAATGGGGATTTTGGTCAGGCCTGGTACAGGAATCTTACTGATGAAGATGGCCCTTACATTGAATTAATGACCGGGGTATATACAGATAATCAACCTGATTTCACCTGGTTACAACCCTATGAAGAAAAGACCTTTAAACAGTATTTTATGCCCTATAAACAACTGGGTGAAGTAAAGAATGCTAATAAAGATGTTTTAGTAAATCTAGAGTTTGCAGGTGCTAAGGCCAGCCTAGCTGTTTATACTACTTCTATCTATGAAAATTTGCAGATAAGGTTAAACTCAGGTGATGATGTCTTAGTAAAGGAGATAGTTACTACCGGGCCTGAAAAGGTTTATAAAAAAGAAATTAACTTTGCTGAAAACAGGACTAAGGATTCGTGTGAATTAAAGGTTATTACAGATAAAGGGGATCTGCTTATCTCTTACCAGACAGATAGAGATAATGAAATAGAAGTACCTAAACCAGCTAAACCAGCGGTTAGACCGGCAGAAATTGATAGTAATGAAAGGCTTTTCTTGACCGGCCTTCATTTAGAACAATACCGACATGCTACCTATGAACCTGATCCCTATTATCTGGAGGGATTAAAAAGGGACCCCGGTGATATTCGGATTAATAATGCTTACGGGAGACTGCTTTTTAGAAGGGGTATGTTTGCTGAAAGTGAGGTTTATTTTAGAAGGGCAATTGAGAGACTTACCTGGAAAAATCCTAATCCATATAATGGTGAACCTTATTATAATTTAGGTTTAACACTTAAAATGCAGGGTAAACTGGATGAAGCCTTTGATGCCTTCTATCAAGCGGTCTGGAATGAGGCCTGGCAGGCCAGTGGGTATTATGTTTTGGCCCAGATTGCCTGTTTGAAAAGTAATTATGGTGAGGCTTTAAAATATGTAGATAAGTCTATTATTAAAAACTACCATCATATCAAGGCCCGCAATCTAAAGACTATGATACTCCGTGTGCAGAATAGAATGGAAGAAGCACGTGATTTTGCTCAGGAGACTTTCAAAATAGACAGACTTGATTTTCTTGTACGCAATGAACTTTATCTGATTAATTCTTTTAATAAGGGTAAAGAGCAGGCACAGGCTGTTAAAGAAAAACTATCCTGTATTATGCGGGACAGCCACCATAATTATCTGGAAACAGCTATTGATTATGCAGAGGCAGGGTTTTATAATGAGGCAGTAGACCTTCTGGAGAGATTAATTGAGAGGGCTTCTAGCAAGGAAAAAGTCTACCCTATGATTTATTATTATTTAGGATATTATTGTGAGCAAATTAAGCAAGAAGATAAGAGCTGGAGATATTATGAATTAGCAGTAAAGGCTCAGTCTGATTATTGTTTTCCCCATAGGGCTAATTCGATCTCTGTTCTGGAAAGGGCAATGGAAGTTAATGAACATGATCCGCGGGCACCTTATTATCTGGGGAATCTCTATTATGATAAGAAGCAATATCAAAAGGCCCTTAGTCTCTGGGAAAAGGCCAGAGAAGAGGATAATGACTTCCCTACTGTCCACCGTAATCTGGCTCTAGCCTATTATAATAAAGAAGGGAAAACTGCTGAAGCCAGGATTTCACTGGAGAAAGCCTTTGAACTAAATCCCACTGATGCCAGGGTCCTTTTTGAACTTGATCAATTATATAAAAAAATACAGCTTGGTCATCTGGAAAGGCTTGCTTTCCTTGAAGAGAATATGTCTTTAATTAAGGGAAGAGATGATTTATATAATGAATATCTTACCCTTTATAATAATATAGGAAAATATCAGAAGGCACTTGAACTCCTGAAAAAAAGGAAATTTCACCCCTGGGAAGGTGGTGAGGGTAAGGTTACTGCCCAGTATGTTTTTTCCTTATTACAGCTGGCCAGACTGGCTGTCAAGGAAGAGAAATATCAGCAGGCGGTTAATTTGTTGTTACAGGCCAAAGAGTATCCTGTAAATCTTGGCGAAGGGAAATTACCTATTGTTCAGGAAAATGATATTAATTATTATCTTGGGTTAAGTTACCAAAGACTTGGTAAAAAGGAACAGGCTGAAAAATATTTAAGTAAGGCCAGTCAGGGCCCGGAAGAACCCTCAGATATGTTCTTTTATAATGACCAGCCAGCTGATTTGATTTTTTACCAGGGACTGGCTCTCAGGGAACTAGGTGATGAAACTGGAGCAGTCAGGAAGTTCAAGAAATTACTTGACTATGGAAAAGCACACCTGGATGATAAGATAGAAATAGACTATTTTGCTGTTTCCTTACCTGATTTTCTTGTTTTTGATGCTGATTTAGAACAGAAGAATAAAGTACACTGCCATTATTTAATGGCTCTTGGGCTGCTGGGGTTGGGTAAATATCAAAAAGCAGAGGATCATTTATCAAAGGCTCACAATCTAAATATTAATCACCAGGGAGTTTTAGTTCACCTTGATATTCTGAAAGAAATAGCAGGATAA
- a CDS encoding AraC family transcriptional regulator: MDYILIIIEIILVFLYNIIMKNIKKKSGFQNEKIFVIPENIIKKTSRHPLLKNLYVTDIGYFPHAQYHYRKRKKGSKQYILIYCSKGKGIITINGQKRNMEENTLLIIPPFLAHIYSSDNKEPWYIYWCHFNGQIAGHYLNLNNKDSLTISSIAVNKLPLITGFFDSIFNVLNSGYSTNNLIYSAQAFNHILATIFFKETGQEDQNYINETISYMKENFNKKISLDKLASQNNLSKSQFNKLFKEKTGFSPIDYFIRLKIQQACKYLDLTGLQIKEIAARLAYNDPYYFSRVFKKIMGISPRTYRNIKKG; this comes from the coding sequence ATGGACTATATTCTTATTATTATTGAAATTATCTTGGTCTTTTTATATAATATAATTATGAAAAATATAAAAAAGAAAAGCGGATTCCAAAATGAAAAAATCTTTGTTATACCGGAGAATATTATTAAAAAAACTTCTCGTCATCCATTGTTAAAAAACCTCTATGTGACAGATATTGGTTATTTTCCTCATGCACAATATCACTATAGAAAAAGAAAAAAAGGGAGCAAACAATATATTTTAATCTATTGTTCAAAAGGAAAGGGGATAATCACTATCAATGGACAAAAACGAAATATGGAAGAAAATACACTGCTGATCATTCCGCCTTTTTTAGCACACATCTACAGCTCTGATAACAAAGAACCCTGGTATATCTACTGGTGTCATTTTAACGGCCAGATAGCTGGGCATTATTTGAATCTTAATAACAAAGACAGTTTAACCATTTCCAGTATAGCAGTTAATAAATTACCCCTTATTACAGGTTTTTTTGACTCAATCTTTAATGTGCTAAACAGTGGATACAGTACTAATAACCTTATTTATTCAGCACAGGCCTTTAACCATATTCTCGCTACTATCTTTTTTAAAGAGACAGGTCAAGAAGATCAAAACTATATTAATGAAACTATTAGCTATATGAAAGAAAACTTCAATAAAAAAATAAGCCTTGATAAACTGGCCAGCCAGAACAATCTATCAAAAAGCCAGTTCAATAAACTATTTAAAGAAAAAACCGGTTTTTCACCTATTGATTATTTCATTAGGTTAAAAATCCAACAGGCCTGTAAATACCTGGATTTAACTGGCTTACAGATAAAGGAAATTGCCGCCAGACTTGCCTATAATGACCCCTATTACTTTTCAAGAGTCTTTAAAAAAATCATGGGGATATCACCCAGAACTTATCGAAATATTAAAAAAGGATAA
- the araH gene encoding L-arabinose ABC transporter permease AraH, with amino-acid sequence MDNSGVKSKLSLKYFYDNYSIIVIFVVMFILLSIFVPYFFTWRNMVGLALSVVTIGIIANTMMFALGSGDFDLSVSSTVAFSGVMAAVIINATGNVWLGIFAGIIGGGIVGIINGFSIAKLGLNALIVTLATQMIFRGMAFILSGGRAVGIREAGFFKLGNSMIFGIPTPIWIIIISFIIFGILLNNTVFGKNTLAIGGNTKAARLAGINVDFTKITIFTLQGIMAGFAGVILASRMTSGQPNAAQGLELDVISACVLGGVSLNGGIATMSGVIVGVLIMGMISNALNLLNVPTFYQYVVRGAVLLIAIYLDKLKQRNL; translated from the coding sequence ATGGATAATAGTGGAGTAAAATCAAAGTTATCATTAAAATATTTTTATGATAATTATAGCATAATTGTTATCTTTGTGGTAATGTTTATTTTACTGTCTATCTTTGTACCCTATTTCTTCACCTGGAGGAATATGGTGGGACTGGCACTTTCAGTAGTAACCATAGGTATTATAGCCAATACAATGATGTTTGCTCTAGGCAGTGGTGATTTTGACCTATCTGTAAGTTCGACAGTAGCTTTTTCAGGGGTTATGGCTGCGGTCATTATTAATGCTACAGGGAATGTATGGCTGGGTATTTTTGCCGGTATTATAGGTGGTGGTATAGTTGGTATAATCAATGGTTTTTCCATTGCTAAACTGGGATTAAATGCCTTAATAGTTACCCTGGCTACCCAGATGATTTTCAGGGGAATGGCTTTTATATTGTCAGGTGGTAGGGCAGTAGGTATTAGGGAAGCAGGTTTCTTTAAACTGGGTAATAGCATGATTTTTGGTATACCGACCCCGATCTGGATTATCATTATATCTTTTATTATCTTTGGGATATTACTTAATAATACGGTTTTTGGTAAAAACACATTGGCGATTGGTGGTAATACCAAAGCAGCCAGGTTAGCAGGTATTAATGTAGATTTTACCAAGATAACTATTTTTACTCTGCAGGGAATTATGGCAGGTTTTGCTGGTGTTATACTGGCTTCTCGTATGACTAGTGGGCAGCCAAATGCAGCCCAGGGTCTGGAGTTAGATGTTATTTCAGCCTGTGTACTTGGTGGAGTGTCATTAAATGGTGGTATAGCTACAATGAGTGGTGTGATTGTTGGTGTGTTGATTATGGGTATGATTTCTAATGCCTTAAATCTATTAAATGTCCCTACTTTTTATCAATATGTTGTCAGGGGGGCAGTACTATTAATTGCTATCTATCTTGATAAATTAAAACAGCGTAATCTGTAA
- the araG gene encoding L-arabinose ABC transporter ATP-binding protein AraG, producing the protein MSHYLEFKNITKTFPGVKALDEVSFGVDSGSIHGLVGENGAGKSTLLHTLSGAFQPNKGQIIIDGKQRNFSGTRDALDTGIAVIYQELNLVPEMTVAENLMVGNFPHKKGFVDHHELMEKARQQIEGLMEDFDPDTKLKDLSIGQRQMVEIGKALLQNARIIAFDEPTSSLSEREVKHLFKIINNLKEQGCAIIYVSHRMEEIFKLCDACTVFRDGKHIETYRDMENVTHDLLVQKMVGREIKDIYGYEPRDKGKTIFQVKGIYGPGISKKAEFEVAAGEVVGFFGLVGAGRTELFKLIYGEEAVESGEIRVNGERVEINNPKTAIKNSICLLPEDRKDEGIIGIRSVSENINVSCRRHSLKAGLFLDKEKEKETTDIFIKSLDIKTPSREQLAGNLSGGNQQKVILSRWLSEDVEVFLMDEPTRGIDVGAKYEIYKIMYQLAGEGKAVVFISSELPEVMGVADRIIVMRSGEIVGSLDREEATEEKILSMALPVS; encoded by the coding sequence ATGAGTCATTATCTAGAGTTTAAGAATATAACGAAAACTTTCCCTGGTGTCAAGGCCCTTGATGAGGTTTCTTTTGGGGTTGATAGTGGGAGCATACATGGGTTAGTTGGTGAAAATGGTGCTGGCAAGTCAACCCTCTTACACACCCTAAGTGGAGCATTTCAACCGAACAAGGGACAGATAATAATAGATGGTAAACAGCGCAATTTTAGCGGTACCAGGGATGCCCTTGATACAGGTATTGCCGTTATCTACCAGGAATTAAATCTGGTTCCAGAGATGACAGTAGCTGAGAACCTGATGGTCGGTAATTTTCCACATAAGAAGGGTTTTGTTGACCATCATGAATTAATGGAAAAAGCCCGGCAGCAGATTGAGGGTTTGATGGAGGATTTTGACCCTGACACTAAACTTAAAGACCTGTCTATCGGCCAGCGGCAGATGGTTGAGATAGGTAAGGCTTTATTACAAAATGCCAGGATAATTGCTTTTGATGAACCGACAAGTTCCCTATCAGAAAGGGAAGTTAAACATTTATTTAAAATTATTAATAATTTAAAAGAACAAGGGTGCGCAATTATTTATGTATCTCATAGGATGGAAGAAATCTTTAAATTATGTGATGCCTGTACTGTTTTTCGTGATGGAAAACATATTGAAACATACAGAGATATGGAAAATGTTACCCACGACTTGCTGGTTCAGAAGATGGTGGGTCGTGAGATTAAAGATATCTATGGTTATGAACCCCGGGATAAGGGAAAAACAATTTTTCAGGTTAAAGGTATATATGGCCCTGGTATTAGTAAAAAGGCTGAATTTGAAGTGGCAGCTGGGGAAGTGGTTGGTTTCTTTGGGTTAGTTGGGGCTGGCAGAACAGAACTCTTTAAACTGATTTATGGTGAGGAAGCAGTAGAATCAGGTGAGATTAGAGTAAATGGAGAGAGGGTTGAAATTAATAACCCTAAAACTGCTATAAAAAATAGTATCTGCCTTTTGCCAGAGGATAGAAAAGATGAAGGGATTATTGGTATACGCTCTGTTAGTGAGAATATTAATGTAAGTTGTAGGCGACACAGTCTGAAGGCTGGCCTTTTTCTGGATAAGGAGAAAGAAAAAGAGACAACAGATATATTTATTAAGAGTCTGGATATTAAAACCCCATCAAGGGAGCAGCTGGCCGGGAATCTGTCAGGTGGAAACCAGCAGAAGGTGATTTTATCACGCTGGTTGAGTGAAGATGTTGAGGTTTTTTTAATGGATGAACCAACAAGGGGTATAGATGTTGGGGCTAAATATGAAATCTATAAGATAATGTACCAGCTTGCCGGTGAAGGTAAAGCAGTAGTCTTTATTTCCAGTGAATTGCCTGAAGTGATGGGTGTTGCAGATAGGATTATTGTCATGAGAAGTGGTGAGATTGTTGGTTCATTAGACCGGGAAGAGGCAACCGAAGAGAAGATACTTTCCATGGCACTGCCTGTTTCCTGA
- a CDS encoding arabinose ABC transporter substrate-binding protein, with protein sequence MVLGVVSIAGAADVKIGFLVKQPEEAWFQDEWRYAEEAGEDYGFEVIKIGTTDGEKVLSAIDNLAAQGAQGFIICTPDVKLGPAIKARADMQGLKFMSVDDRFVGSDEQPMEEVHHMGISAYNIGKLVGKTLVEQMNEMGWDYDEVGYLEMTYNQLPTIAERTNGATDVLLEKGFPEANRYESPMKTLDTEGSFNAANITITKHSDVDKWIIAGGNDSSVIGAVRALEGQGFGADQVIGIGINGSNFAINEFEKNEPTGFYASVKLSARQHGYETAELMYKWIAEGEEPPKVTWTAGTLMHRGNYEELMD encoded by the coding sequence ATGGTTTTGGGTGTGGTTTCTATTGCCGGGGCTGCAGATGTCAAAATTGGTTTTTTAGTTAAACAACCTGAAGAAGCCTGGTTCCAGGATGAGTGGAGATATGCTGAAGAGGCTGGAGAAGATTATGGTTTTGAGGTAATAAAGATTGGTACAACAGATGGTGAAAAGGTATTATCGGCTATTGATAATTTGGCTGCTCAGGGAGCCCAGGGTTTTATTATCTGTACACCTGATGTTAAGCTGGGTCCTGCCATTAAGGCCAGGGCAGATATGCAGGGTTTAAAGTTTATGAGTGTTGATGACCGCTTTGTTGGTTCAGATGAGCAGCCTATGGAAGAAGTACACCATATGGGTATTTCTGCTTATAATATTGGTAAGTTAGTGGGCAAGACCCTGGTTGAACAGATGAATGAGATGGGTTGGGATTATGATGAGGTAGGTTATCTGGAAATGACCTATAATCAATTACCAACTATTGCTGAGAGAACTAATGGGGCAACAGATGTGCTCCTGGAAAAGGGGTTCCCAGAAGCTAATAGATATGAAAGCCCAATGAAGACTCTTGATACTGAAGGTTCTTTTAATGCTGCAAATATCACTATTACTAAGCATTCAGATGTAGATAAATGGATTATTGCTGGTGGTAATGATTCTTCAGTTATTGGTGCAGTAAGGGCCCTGGAGGGACAGGGTTTTGGTGCTGATCAGGTCATTGGTATTGGTATTAATGGTTCTAATTTTGCTATTAATGAATTTGAAAAAAATGAACCTACCGGTTTTTATGCCTCTGTAAAATTAAGTGCCAGACAACATGGTTATGAAACAGCTGAATTGATGTATAAATGGATTGCTGAAGGGGAAGAACCGCCAAAGGTTACCTGGACTGCTGGTACATTGATGCATAGAGGAAATTATGAAGAACTAATGGACTAA
- a CDS encoding ANTAR domain-containing response regulator, translated as MDKSLNVLIAEDESVILMGLKSNLEKLGHRVVGEALDGKQAVKLALEKKPDLILLDINMPSMDGIEAASRINEQCLIPCIIITGYNDQKLIDRATEAGVFGYLIKPVGINDIRPAIDIARARFAEFKKLQDELDNAEEALKARKLIEQAKGILMDRMDLKEAEAMRLLQKRSNEQNKKMVIIARDIIDADQQFEL; from the coding sequence ATGGATAAATCATTAAATGTTTTAATAGCTGAGGATGAGTCAGTCATATTAATGGGTTTGAAATCTAATCTGGAAAAGCTCGGTCATCGGGTTGTTGGGGAGGCTTTAGATGGTAAACAGGCAGTTAAATTAGCCCTGGAGAAAAAGCCTGATTTGATTTTATTGGACATTAATATGCCTTCTATGGACGGTATAGAAGCAGCCAGCAGGATCAATGAGCAGTGTTTAATTCCCTGTATTATTATAACTGGGTATAATGATCAGAAATTGATTGACCGGGCAACAGAGGCTGGTGTATTTGGGTATCTAATCAAACCTGTGGGTATTAATGATATAAGACCGGCGATTGATATTGCCCGGGCCCGTTTTGCAGAATTTAAAAAACTACAGGATGAACTGGATAATGCAGAGGAGGCCTTGAAAGCTCGCAAATTAATTGAACAGGCCAAAGGTATCCTGATGGACAGAATGGATTTAAAAGAGGCAGAGGCTATGCGCTTGCTACAGAAAAGGAGCAATGAGCAGAACAAAAAAATGGTTATTATCGCCAGGGATATTATTGATGCCGATCAACAGTTTGAACTTTAA
- a CDS encoding ATP-binding cassette domain-containing protein, with the protein MEDFLLEIQGLTTVNLDGFNLNDINLNLFPGEVHAVVGLGGSGKKTLIEAIAGLVDVKGDIFFKGKPLDFKISLLRNKGIEFIFDTPSVVDELTVAENISLNRYPRCGLLPFINFQGVKNNCHQALDIMELDFDYNMRVGKLSAEEKKNLSIVRAFFNKPEIVIMHEPTDCLGVKSIQRLYNNIYQYKNEGGSIIYITKQWKDALKVADHVSVMFQGEILGTVSEEEARTAPERLVNMMLGNELYNRDSGGVEVENETKKILNTVFKATEFLTSKYELKDVLKLLAEYTTDFMKADACTIKLLDEKTNTIIDTVDYSTNNKLFAELKEEVIFQLTRNDEIFYAFQHDEDFFKLFKGVNGVKTIVVAPVLIRSHVTGIIQVSYRKEYNYSEKEAIYLSTLARQAALAIEDTRLMGRSALLQESHHRIKNNLQYIISLITLQKDFMGKHSSRDISDTLNNIIFRIKSIASVHDLLSKDELGRSIINVKEIVNVIIEFLNTNKVKMILELDDIFISYDKASAIALVINELVSNCLEHAFPENNQGEVKILCCKSRDRIKLIVKDNGKGLPADFKMDELDSLGLSIVFSIVKHQFRGDIKLSSVNGTQVDISIPF; encoded by the coding sequence ATGGAAGATTTTCTACTGGAGATACAGGGTTTAACTACCGTTAACCTTGATGGTTTTAACCTTAACGATATTAACCTGAATCTTTTTCCTGGGGAGGTTCATGCTGTTGTAGGTCTGGGGGGGTCTGGAAAAAAGACCTTGATAGAGGCTATTGCTGGTTTAGTTGATGTCAAAGGGGATATTTTTTTTAAGGGAAAACCGCTTGATTTTAAGATATCTCTTTTGCGGAATAAGGGGATAGAATTTATTTTTGATACACCTTCAGTAGTGGATGAACTTACTGTGGCAGAGAATATTTCATTGAACAGATATCCCAGGTGTGGACTGTTGCCCTTTATAAATTTTCAGGGTGTAAAGAATAACTGCCACCAGGCCCTTGATATTATGGAACTGGATTTTGACTATAATATGAGGGTGGGTAAATTATCGGCTGAAGAGAAAAAGAACCTTTCTATTGTCAGGGCTTTTTTTAATAAGCCGGAGATAGTAATTATGCATGAGCCAACAGATTGCCTGGGAGTTAAATCAATACAGAGGCTGTATAATAATATCTACCAGTATAAAAATGAGGGTGGTAGTATTATCTATATAACTAAGCAGTGGAAGGATGCCTTAAAGGTTGCCGACCATGTATCAGTGATGTTTCAGGGTGAAATTCTGGGTACTGTATCAGAGGAAGAGGCCAGAACAGCACCTGAGAGACTGGTTAATATGATGCTGGGTAATGAATTATATAATAGGGACAGTGGTGGTGTAGAGGTAGAGAATGAGACCAAGAAGATTCTAAATACAGTTTTTAAAGCTACAGAATTCCTGACTTCCAAATATGAGTTGAAAGATGTATTAAAATTACTGGCTGAATACACTACAGATTTTATGAAAGCTGATGCTTGTACAATCAAATTGCTTGATGAAAAGACTAATACGATCATAGATACAGTTGATTATAGTACTAATAATAAGTTGTTTGCCGAGCTGAAAGAAGAAGTAATCTTTCAGCTTACCAGGAATGATGAGATCTTTTATGCCTTTCAGCATGATGAAGACTTTTTCAAACTCTTTAAAGGGGTTAATGGAGTAAAGACGATTGTGGTGGCCCCGGTTTTGATACGCTCACATGTAACAGGAATAATTCAGGTTTCCTATAGAAAAGAATACAATTATTCTGAGAAAGAGGCTATTTATCTATCAACCCTGGCCAGACAGGCTGCTCTTGCTATTGAAGATACTAGACTGATGGGTAGGTCAGCCCTTTTGCAGGAGAGTCACCATAGGATCAAAAACAATCTGCAGTATATTATAAGTTTGATTACCCTGCAGAAGGATTTTATGGGTAAGCATTCATCAAGGGATATAAGTGATACTTTAAATAATATTATCTTTCGTATAAAGAGTATAGCTTCTGTACATGACCTTCTGTCAAAAGATGAATTAGGGAGGAGTATAATTAATGTCAAAGAAATAGTTAATGTTATTATTGAGTTTTTAAATACTAATAAGGTTAAGATGATACTGGAACTTGATGATATTTTTATTTCTTATGATAAGGCCTCTGCTATTGCTTTAGTTATTAACGAATTAGTTAGCAACTGCCTTGAACATGCCTTTCCAGAAAACAACCAGGGGGAAGTTAAGATATTATGCTGTAAAAGCAGGGATAGGATTAAACTGATAGTTAAAGATAATGGGAAGGGGTTACCAGCTGATTTTAAGATGGATGAATTAGATAGTCTTGGTTTATCCATAGTTTTTTCTATTGTGAAACATCAGTTTCGAGGTGATATAAAGTTGTCATCTGTTAATGGTACCCAGGTGGATATCAGTATACCGTTTTAA